The following are encoded in a window of Thalassotalea insulae genomic DNA:
- a CDS encoding Na(+)-translocating NADH-quinone reductase subunit A yields MITIKKGLDVPVAGAPQQVIHDGSPIKTVATLGEEFVGMRPTMYVKVGDRVKKGQVLFEDKKNPGVKFTAQAAGVVSEINRGEKRILQSVVIDIDGDEQETFTSYPENELANIAREDVVANLVNSGLWTALRTRPYSKIPAIDSTPAAIFVSAMDTNPLAANPEVVIKEQAQAFKNGLTILSRLTEGKVFVSKAPGADIPTTSTVEVNEFAGKHPAGLVGTHIHFLAPVHSEKFVWHLGYQDVIAFGQLFTTGELNNSRVISLAGPEVKNPRLIRTTLGASTQDLVASEINNGDEIRVISGSVLLGSEAKGVHAYLGRYHVQLCALKEGRDKEFIGYMYPGPNKFSVTRAYMSHFFPNKLFNMTTTTNGSARAMVPIGNYERVMPLDILPTMLLRDLAAGDTDSAQQLGALELDEEDLALCTFVCPGKTDYGVLLRECLTTIEKEG; encoded by the coding sequence ATGATTACAATAAAAAAAGGTCTGGATGTTCCTGTAGCAGGTGCTCCCCAGCAAGTAATCCATGATGGTTCGCCCATCAAAACCGTTGCAACATTAGGTGAAGAGTTTGTGGGAATGCGACCGACCATGTACGTTAAAGTGGGCGATCGCGTTAAAAAAGGCCAGGTACTTTTTGAAGATAAAAAGAACCCAGGCGTTAAATTCACAGCTCAAGCCGCAGGTGTTGTATCTGAAATTAACCGTGGTGAAAAACGTATTTTGCAATCTGTTGTTATCGACATCGATGGCGATGAGCAAGAGACTTTTACCAGCTATCCTGAAAATGAATTAGCTAATATTGCTCGCGAAGATGTAGTTGCTAATTTGGTCAATTCAGGTTTATGGACGGCTTTACGTACTCGTCCTTATAGTAAAATTCCTGCAATTGATAGCACGCCCGCTGCGATTTTTGTTAGCGCTATGGATACTAATCCGTTAGCAGCTAACCCTGAAGTCGTGATTAAGGAACAGGCGCAAGCGTTTAAAAATGGTTTAACTATTTTATCACGCTTAACCGAAGGTAAAGTTTTCGTATCGAAAGCACCAGGGGCCGATATTCCAACTACTTCGACTGTAGAAGTGAATGAATTTGCTGGTAAGCATCCTGCAGGTTTAGTGGGTACCCATATCCACTTTTTAGCACCAGTTCATTCTGAGAAGTTTGTTTGGCATCTGGGTTATCAAGATGTGATTGCTTTTGGACAGTTATTTACTACAGGTGAGTTAAATAACAGCCGCGTCATTTCATTAGCGGGTCCTGAAGTGAAGAACCCTCGCTTAATTCGCACCACTTTAGGTGCTAGCACACAAGATCTTGTCGCTAGCGAAATTAACAATGGTGATGAAATACGCGTAATTTCTGGCTCAGTTTTACTTGGTTCAGAAGCAAAAGGTGTGCATGCATATCTTGGTCGTTATCACGTGCAGTTATGTGCGTTAAAAGAAGGTCGCGATAAAGAATTTATCGGCTATATGTATCCTGGCCCGAATAAGTTCTCAGTGACGCGTGCTTATATGTCGCATTTCTTCCCGAATAAGTTGTTCAACATGACAACAACGACTAACGGTAGTGCACGTGCCATGGTACCAATTGGTAACTATGAGCGAGTGATGCCATTAGATATTTTGCCTACTATGTTGTTACGTGATTTGGCTGCTGGCGATACTGACAGTGCACAACAATTAGGTGCCTTAGAGCTGGATGAAGAAGATTTAGCATTGTGTACATTTGTTTGCCCAGGTAAAACAGATTACGGTGTGCTTCTTCGTGAATGCCTAACCACAATTGAGAAGGAAGGTTAG
- a CDS encoding NADH:ubiquinone reductase (Na(+)-transporting) subunit B, giving the protein MGLKKFIEDIEPHFEKGGKHEKWFALYEAIATGLFTPGYVNKGKTHVRDSIDLKRIMITVWLAVFPAMFFGMYNIGYQATEALAAGYALPETWQVGLFELIGGSLTTDSGWFSMMLYGAMFFLPIYAVTFIVGGFWEVMFAAVRKHEVNEGFFVSSILFALIVPATIPLWQVAIGITFGVVIAKEIFGGTGKNFLNPALAGRAFLFFAYPSEISGDAVWVAVDGFSGATALAAGAAAEVGAIDYSLGTQAWWDAFWGFIPGSVGEVSTAAILLGGAYILYKGIASWRIVLGVFGGMVVTSFLFNTIGSDTNAMFAMPWHWHLVVGGFAFGMMFMATDPVSASFTNTGKYWFGALVGVMVVLVRVVNPAFPEGMMLAILFANLFAPLFDYFVVQSNVKRRLARNV; this is encoded by the coding sequence ATGGGCTTGAAAAAGTTTATTGAAGATATTGAGCCGCATTTTGAAAAAGGCGGCAAACATGAAAAGTGGTTTGCTTTATATGAAGCAATAGCTACTGGTTTATTTACCCCAGGTTATGTTAACAAGGGTAAAACACATGTGCGCGATAGTATCGATCTTAAGCGTATCATGATCACAGTTTGGTTAGCGGTATTCCCGGCAATGTTTTTTGGTATGTACAATATTGGCTACCAAGCAACAGAAGCATTAGCGGCTGGTTATGCTTTACCTGAAACATGGCAAGTTGGCTTGTTTGAGCTTATCGGTGGTAGCTTAACCACAGACTCAGGCTGGTTTAGCATGATGCTTTATGGCGCGATGTTCTTCTTACCTATCTATGCCGTCACCTTTATTGTTGGTGGTTTTTGGGAAGTAATGTTTGCTGCAGTACGTAAGCATGAAGTTAATGAAGGTTTCTTCGTCAGTTCTATTTTATTCGCCTTAATTGTGCCGGCAACCATTCCATTATGGCAAGTGGCTATCGGTATTACTTTTGGTGTGGTTATCGCGAAAGAAATCTTTGGTGGTACAGGTAAGAACTTCTTAAACCCAGCGTTAGCAGGTCGTGCATTTTTATTCTTTGCTTATCCAAGTGAAATTTCAGGTGACGCGGTTTGGGTTGCTGTTGATGGTTTCTCTGGTGCTACTGCCTTAGCAGCGGGGGCGGCTGCTGAAGTTGGCGCAATCGACTATTCGCTCGGTACACAAGCTTGGTGGGATGCTTTCTGGGGCTTTATTCCTGGTTCTGTTGGTGAAGTGTCAACGGCGGCTATCCTATTAGGTGGTGCTTATATTCTATATAAAGGTATTGCTTCTTGGCGCATCGTATTAGGTGTGTTTGGCGGTATGGTTGTGACTTCTTTCTTATTCAATACGATTGGTAGTGACACCAACGCAATGTTTGCGATGCCATGGCATTGGCACTTAGTAGTAGGTGGTTTTGCTTTCGGTATGATGTTTATGGCAACAGATCCTGTTTCTGCGTCATTCACTAATACGGGTAAATACTGGTTTGGTGCCTTAGTTGGTGTCATGGTGGTGTTGGTGCGTGTTGTTAACCCGGCATTCCCTGAAGGTATGATGCTAGCAATTTTATTTGCTAACTTGTTTGCGCCATTGTTTGATTACTTTGTTGTGCAATCAAACGTAAAACGGAGGCTTGCTCGCAATGTCTAG